The genome window TCAGAAACAGAAAAATAAAACTCGACAGAAAAACAGATCCCAAAATAAAGATAAGTTGATTGTCTGGAAAAACTCTGGTAAGGATGCCTGCACCCACAAAAGCGGCTATGGATAAATACTCAACAATTTTCAGGAAAGATAACATTTGTGGACTAGATGAGACTGTATTGGAAATCTCGGTCTGGTTTGTATCCGCAGAAGTAGTCATTGCTTTGTAGTTAGTTTGGCGATCGGATACAAGTTTAGCCTATTGGGATTGCTATTCTACCCAAGCTCTGTCAACGTGGAGAAGAAGAGCCTCAAACCTTTGAAAATTGGTGGCTGGCGATCGTTAAATCTTCCTTGTTTAACAGTTGATGACCAATAAACTGGGTTTATTGGTCATCAACTGTTAGGATGACCTAAAGCAGGTCGATCGTACCTTGACAGGGGCTACCACAAGCACCCTACAGAGGGAGTCGGCGCATAAATAGTAGAGATTTTTTGGCGCTACTCAATCAAAGTATGGTTTTGCCTTTAGGGATAATTCTAAGTGCTTACACCGTCAGCGGTGGGGAAATCACGGGGGGATTGCCCCTACAAATTTCATGCCCAATTGACCAACGCCGATTTTTTTTTCCACTCCAACTTTACCTCCAGGTCGGTGTCAAAGTATTCACTATGACCTTCATACAAAGCTTCTGTTTATTAAACCTCTCCAGAAAAGCCTGTCAAGGGCAGGCAGGATGCCTACCCCACAAGAATTATTGGAGATGTCTATTAGCATCGAAACAGCCGTCACTCCTGCCACGAAAACTGATGGGAAGTGTTAGCTTAGTAGTTAGTTGTGTCGATCGCACAGAAAAAAATGCCTGAACTACAAACCGATACTTACCAAGACCTCGACCCGCAAGTCCTCTCAAAGCCCGTTGTTGTCGGTCTGGAAGATGTAACAAAAGTTTACGGGATTGGCGACCTGGAAGTTCGCGCCTTAAACGGTGTCAGCTTGACGGTAAGACAAGGAGAATATTGCTCGATTATGGGCGCATCGGGATCGGGCAAATCTACAGCTATGAATATTATCGGCTGTCTCGATCGACCTACGAGCGGCAGTTACTACTTAGACGGCGTAGATGTCGCCCAAATGCCCGAAGCAGAATTAGCCGGAATTCGCAATTTAAAATTGGGGTTTGTCTTCCAACAATTTCACCTGTTACCTCAATTGACAGCATTAGAAAATGTCATGTTACCGATGGTTTATGCCGGCATTCCCACAGCAGAAAGACGCGAACGGGCAGTAGAGGCTTTAACAAAAGTAGGGCTGGAAAGCCGCCTGCACAACAGACCGAATCAACTGTCAGGAGGACAGCAGCAGCGGGTAGCCATCGCCAGGGCTATTGTCAACCGTCCCGTGTTGTTGCTGGCTGATGAACCTACAGGTGCATTGGATACAAAAACTACTCAAGAAGTAATGGATATTTTTACAGAATTCAACGAAAGCGGCATGACTGTTGTTATGGTAACGCACGAACCCGAAGTAGCGCGTCAAACTCGCCGCGTTGTCTGGTTCCGCGACGGTAAAGTTATTCACAACAATCTCAAGCCCGAAGAGCTTTCACACGCTGTATTTTAGTATAAGAGCTAAAAGAAAATTGGGCGATTGAAATCGCTTCTAGACAAACGAAGTCCGCCTGCGCGGACTGAAGAATCAAGAGGGTATGAGTCTTATGCAAGAGGACTTTAGCTATTAGACAGGGGTTTTCAACCCCTGGCGGACTAATACACAAAACGCCTGATATGTGATTAATGAAAAGCACTCGGAAAAGCTTCCCAAACTCGATCGACAAAATCTCTAAGTTGCCGAGATGCGATCGCACCATCCTTTTTCTCAGAGTCCAGAGACTGCAACTGAGTCAACAGCGAAATTACCTCAGTATCTAAAGCCGCGCGAAACAAACTCCCGGGCCAAAGCAAATCAGCACCATCCCGCAAATCGGATAAAGTGTATTCTGCCGCTAAATCCTTCCCCGACGCCGATACCACTAACATCAAAGGGCGCACCCAACAAACTTGACGTGCCTCAACCACTTGGATCACCTCTGAATGCAGGCACGCATCTCCACATTCTAAACTGACAATTTGACCAGGCTTAAAGTTCAAAGCACAATCCATTAATGCTCACACTTAATACAGACTTGACACTCTCCTGGCTAAAGCCGAGGAGATTCTTGATTCGCAGAATCGACTTGCCGATGCAGAATTACTTCAACATCGGTAGCGGTCAATTCTCCACAAGCGTTCGGATCTAAGATCCAAGTTCCGACGTGCCCCGCCGTACTCAATCCCCGACTCAGGATATTTTTAGCTGCGTTCCAGTCACGATCTAATACGCATCCACACCGACAAGCGTGGGTTCGCGTTGAGAGACTTTTCTTAACAATTGTTCCGCAACTAGAGCATTCTTGACTTGTTCCGTTAGCTGGTACGGCAATCGTAATTCTTCCGAATACTTTGCCAAAATATTCCAACCAAATTCGGAACATATACCAAGATGCGTCGTTAATCGATTTTGCCAGACAGTGATTCTTCACCATATTTTTAATCCTCAAATCTTCGTAGACTACACAGTCGTTTGACTGGATGACGCATCTTGCCAACTTCACGGCAAAATCTTTACGCTGTCTGCTTATTTTGAGGTGGCGCTTCCCTAGAATCGCTCTAGCTTTTTTTCTGTTTTGCGAACCCTTGACTCGTTTTGAAACTCGTTTTTGGGCTTTCTTCAACCTGCGTTCTCCCTTGCGGAGGAAACGCGGGTTATCAACTGCAATGCCATTTGAGTCAGTGTAAAACTCTTTAAGTCCTACATCTAACCCGATGGTGTTACCCGTGATTTCAATCTTTTCAGAACGGTCAACTTGAATGCAAAACTGGACATAATATCCGTCTGCCCGTTTTACCAAGCGTACTCGTTTGATTTGACTGCGCTGGTAGAAATGTAAGTCGCGCGTTCCTTTTAACTTGAGCTTTCCGATTCCTTGCTTGTCGGTAAAAGTGATTGATTTCCGGTCATCTGCCAGACGCCAGCCCGTAGTCTTGTACTCTACGGAGCGGTTGTGTTTCTGGAATTGCGGGAATCCTTTTTTTCCTGGGACTTTCTTTTTACAGTTGTCGTAGAATCGGGAGATTGCCGACCACGCTCTTTCTGAGCTAGATTGTCGAGCCATGCTGTTTAAGTCGTCGCAAAACGGGAATTCCTTCGCTAGAATGGCGCTGTATTTATTCAAGTCGTATTTGTTGACTTTTTCGTTTTCCATCCAAAAGCGCAATGCTTTGTTGCGGATGAACTGCACCGTTCTAATTGCTTCGTCTACAGCTTCAAATTGCTGCTTTTTACCGTATGCTTTCAACTCGAAAACTAACATGACTTCGACCTCATCACGATAGTCTTATGCTACCAGAGTCGGCTTAATATCCCTCTAGTTGTTCACAAAGATTTACATGGTTTTACTTGACAGCGCCATCCTGAGAGCTCAGAAAATAGACTGGGAGGCTAAAGGCTCCTTGTCCCTTTCATCCCCGGACTAAAGTCGCGGGGTTTTCAGGGTATTATTTATAACAAACCAGGGAAATAAGTGCTGCATCTCTCCACAGCACCGGAAGATATTATATCATAATTCCTTCTGCCTTCTGCCTTCTGCCTTCTGCCTTCTTCTCAACTTTCATCAAGCTTTTTAAGAGCCTTTTCGATCTCGGCCGTCAAGACTCGTGCTTCTTTTTTACCGCCCCCATCACGGGCATAATCCGCAACGGAAATCGGAGCACCGATCGCAATTTTTACCTGAGAACCCCATTGAGGAATGCGCGGCCGATAGCGGATACTCATCGGTACAATTTTCACGCCCAAACCCGGTTGGCTCAACTCTGCTTGTATTGCCAAACGCGCCAATCCCGGCTTAATCGGGTGAACTTCGCCATCCTGAAAAATACCGCCTTCGGGAAAAATCACCAACATTTCCTTGTCAAGGAGTAGTTCCACCCCATAACGCAGACTGCCAATTGCCGGATGCTTGAGATCCACAGCAAACCCCCCCAAATGTCTGATGAACCAACCTTGCAGTCCTTTGACCTCATCAGCAGTTACCATAAACCGCAAATCGCGTCCAGTCACCTTCTGTCCAGTTGAATAAGGCATCATCAGGGCATCCCACCGGGAGCGGTGCGTAGGAGCTAAGATGACAGGCCCGTCTTTCGGCAAGTGCTCCTGTCCGGTTATCTCAATCTTGCCAAAATGAAACGGTAGGACAACATAGTGACCTAGCGGATAGAGCAAGGAGGTTAACCAAGGAGAAACGCGAGAGGTATTAGATGCTACCTTGGCAGGCATTGGCTTCACTAGAGATGATTTACTGGACTCAACGGCGATCGTGGCGGTGTGGGGCATAGCAATTAAGCTGCTTTATCGAGATCTAAAGTCTAAAGTAAGGTGTTGGCCAAATCTTTAGTTTTTAGATCGGGACACTTTTGCTATTGGCCTTGTGCCGATCGAGCGATCGCGCCCGCAAGAGATAATCTCTCACAGGTAAAACCTCAGCCAACCCGACAGCACTAATGCAGAGCAGTCTGCCGCCTCGAAAGCTTGAGCGGGCAATTAC of Oscillatoria nigro-viridis PCC 7112 contains these proteins:
- a CDS encoding ABC transporter ATP-binding protein is translated as MPELQTDTYQDLDPQVLSKPVVVGLEDVTKVYGIGDLEVRALNGVSLTVRQGEYCSIMGASGSGKSTAMNIIGCLDRPTSGSYYLDGVDVAQMPEAELAGIRNLKLGFVFQQFHLLPQLTALENVMLPMVYAGIPTAERRERAVEALTKVGLESRLHNRPNQLSGGQQQRVAIARAIVNRPVLLLADEPTGALDTKTTQEVMDIFTEFNESGMTVVMVTHEPEVARQTRRVVWFRDGKVIHNNLKPEELSHAVF
- a CDS encoding RNA-guided endonuclease InsQ/TnpB family protein, whose protein sequence is MLVFELKAYGKKQQFEAVDEAIRTVQFIRNKALRFWMENEKVNKYDLNKYSAILAKEFPFCDDLNSMARQSSSERAWSAISRFYDNCKKKVPGKKGFPQFQKHNRSVEYKTTGWRLADDRKSITFTDKQGIGKLKLKGTRDLHFYQRSQIKRVRLVKRADGYYVQFCIQVDRSEKIEITGNTIGLDVGLKEFYTDSNGIAVDNPRFLRKGERRLKKAQKRVSKRVKGSQNRKKARAILGKRHLKISRQRKDFAVKLARCVIQSNDCVVYEDLRIKNMVKNHCLAKSINDASWYMFRIWLEYFGKVFGRITIAVPANGTSQECSSCGTIVKKSLSTRTHACRCGCVLDRDWNAAKNILSRGLSTAGHVGTWILDPNACGELTATDVEVILHRQVDSANQESPRL
- a CDS encoding lysophospholipid acyltransferase family protein, which translates into the protein MPHTATIAVESSKSSLVKPMPAKVASNTSRVSPWLTSLLYPLGHYVVLPFHFGKIEITGQEHLPKDGPVILAPTHRSRWDALMMPYSTGQKVTGRDLRFMVTADEVKGLQGWFIRHLGGFAVDLKHPAIGSLRYGVELLLDKEMLVIFPEGGIFQDGEVHPIKPGLARLAIQAELSQPGLGVKIVPMSIRYRPRIPQWGSQVKIAIGAPISVADYARDGGGKKEARVLTAEIEKALKKLDES